One Cicer arietinum cultivar CDC Frontier isolate Library 1 chromosome 8, Cicar.CDCFrontier_v2.0, whole genome shotgun sequence DNA segment encodes these proteins:
- the LOC101499336 gene encoding transcription factor MYC2-like, translated as MNLWTDDNSSVMEAFMTSSDLSSMWPPVPPPQPPQSTTGFSQDTLQQRLQALIEGATETWTYAIFWQPSYDYSGTSLGWGDGYYKGEEDKTKAKSKTKATSPAEQEHRRKVLRELNSLISGNPTPDDSAVDEEVTDTEWFFLVSMTQSFVNGSGLPGQTYFNSTPVWLTGGENLAVSPFERAREGQELGLQTLACIPSANGVLELGSTELIYQNNDLMNKVKMLFNFNNSFELGSAWQLGLGSSTIAHQGENDPSSIWLNDPETRDSVDNNSLAVTTTTTTNTSISIPSHNNVTKTLQFETHGSSTLTEVPGAVHVSQKQNQSFFSKEMNVLEYGASNNNNNNNQQHQRLLKPESGEILSFGDSKKSSYVANNGNSNSNFFSGQSQLVSVAEENNNNGNGKKRSPNSRGSNNDDGMLSFTSGVIVPPAGSNLKFSGGTGGGGDSDHSDLEASVVKEVDSSRMVEPEKRPRKRGRKPANGREEPLNHVEAERQRREKLNQRFYALRAVVPNVSKMDKASLLGDAISYITELKTKLQKTESDKDVLEKEIDEVKKELQKINENSSNPSQPQPLHNKPSSNKALINLDIDVKIIGWDAMIRIQCSKKNHPAARLMAALMELDLEVHHASVSVVNDLMIQQATVKMGGRFYTQEQLRAALSSKVGGVS; from the coding sequence ATGAATCTGTGGACTGACGACAACTCATCAGTAATGGAGGCTTTTATGACCTCCTCCGATTTATCCTCCATGTGGCCACCGGTGCCGCCGCCACAGCCGCCGCAATCAACTACTGGATTCAGTCAAGACACACTCCAACAAAGACTTCAAGCGTTAATTGAAGGGGCAACGGAAACGTGGACTTACGCTATCTTCTGGCAACCTTCGTATGACTATTCCGGTACCTCTCTTGGTTGGGGTGACGGTTACTATAAAGGTGAAGAAGACAAAACAAAagcaaaatcaaaaacaaaagcTACTTCACCCGCTGAACAAGAACACCGTAGAAAAGTTCTCCGTGAACTTAATTCTCTAATATCTGGTAATCCAACGCCGGACGATTCCGCCGTCGATGAAGAAGTCACCGACACCGAGTGGTTCTTTTTAGTTTCCATGACACAGTCTTTCGTCAACGGAAGTGGACTTCCCGGACAAACTTATTTTAACTCAACTCCGGTGTGGTTAACTGGCGGCGAGAATCTCGCCGTCTCGCCTTTCGAGAGAGCGAGAGAGGGACAGGAACTCGGCTTACAAACGCTAGCTTGTATACCGTCGGCGAACGGCGTGTTGGAGCTTGGATCCACTGAATTGATTTATCAAAACAACGATCTCATGAATAAAGTGAAGATGTTATTCAATTTCAACAATAGCTTTGAATTAGGATCTGCGTGGCAGTTAGGGTTAGGTTCTTCTACAATTGCTCATCAAGGTGAGAACGACCCTTCTTCGATTTGGCTTAACGATCCTGAAACTAGAGATTCCGTTGATAATAATTCTCTTGcagtaacaacaacaacaacaacgaaCACTTCAATTTCAATTCCAAGTCACAATAATGTTACAAAGACGTTACAGTTTGAAACTCATGGTTCAAGTACTTTAACGGAAGTTCCTGGTGCTGTTCATGTTTCACAGAAGCAGAATCAAAGTTTCTTTTCTAAGGAAATGAATGTTTTAGAATACGGTGCGagtaataacaataacaataacaatcaGCAACATCAACGTTTATTGAAGCCAGAATCTGGTGAGATTCTGAGTTTTGGTGATAGTAAAAAGAGTTCTTATGTTGCTAATAATGGAAATTCGAATTCGAATTTCTTCTCCGGTCAATCGCAGTTAGTTTCCGTTGCTGAGGAGAACAACAATAATGGAAATGGAAAGAAGAGATCCCCAAATTCGAGAGGAAGTAACAACGATGACGGAATGCTTTCTTTTACTTCCGGTGTGATTGTTCCACCAGCCGGGtcgaatttgaaattttctggTGGTACAGGTGGTGGTGGTGATTCGGACCATTCGGATCTGGAGGCTTCGGTGGTGAAAGAGGTGGATAGCAGCCGCATGGTGGAGCCTGAAAAACGGCCGAGGAAGAGAGGGAGGAAGCCGGCGAATGGAAGGGAGGAACCATTGAATCATGTTGAAGCTGAGAGACAAAGAAGAGAGAAATTGAATCAGAGATTCTATGCTCTTCGTGCAGTTGTTCCTAATGTTTCAAAGATGGATAAAGCTTCGCTTTTGGGAGATGCTATATCTTACATTACTGAACTCAAAACAAAGCTTCAGAAAACGGAATCTGATAAAGATGTATTAGAAAAGGAAATTGATGAAGTGAAGAAGGAGCTTCAGAAAATTAATGAAAACTCGTCTAATCCATCACAACCACAACCATTACACAATAAACCCTCTTCGAATAAAGCTTTAATCAATTTGGATATCGACGTGAAGATTATAGGTTGGGATGCAATGATAAGAATCCAATGCAGTAAGAAAAACCACCCTGCAGCGAGGTTGATGGCAGCGTTGATGGAGCTTGACCTTGAAGTGCACCATGCCAGTGTGTCAGTGGTGAATGATTTGATGATACAACAAGCAACAGTGAAGATGGGGGGTCGATTTTACACCCAGGAGCAGCTTAGGGCAGCATTGTCATCTAAAGTTGGGGGTGTTTCATGA
- the LOC101499650 gene encoding uncharacterized protein → MSLNCLTCSQVLQRTDSFRELFKENEYQESRKNVDRTWSGNMSAPLHKEIPKGSALAKIKADHRRNHSTGNLPFSGRAEPRLVRSSGMRRDWSFENLAEQQDQRVTCH, encoded by the coding sequence ATGAGTCTCAATTGCCTTACCTGCAGCCAAGTTCTACAAAGGACAGATTCATTTAGAGAATTATTCAAAGAAAATGAATATCAAGAAAGTCGCAAAAACGTCGACAGAACTTGGTCGGGAAATATGTCGGCACCGCTGCATAAAGAGATACCAAAAGGCAGTGCTCTGGCGAAGATTAAGGCCGATCATCGCCGTAATCATAGTACGGGAAATCTTCCCTTTTCAGGCAGGGCAGAACCAAGATTGGTGAGGAGTAGTGGAATGAGAAGAGATTGGAGTTTCGAGAATTTGGCTGAACAACAAGACCAAAGAGTGACCTGCCATTGA
- the LOC101499953 gene encoding uncharacterized protein, whose translation MENKQSAAGTQDNSMMMSIDQRVRSTKGRSDALTRRLKNRERQRRYRARKRLEADTTDSFVVEPTAAVQEEIQQNGNHNNFVTRIYCSRDWKKDARRAHVAKHQEMNGPIDHSLTLTNVPEVKSLSVVNKSETMLDREIQLGSSSVVYNETPRTVLGRRNWKAEARRKKN comes from the coding sequence ATGGAAAACAAGCAAAGTGCTGCTGGTACACAAGACAATTCTATGATGATGTCCATTGATCAAAGAGTACGCTCCACTAAAGGACGTAGTGATGCACTGACTCGGCGTCTGAAGAATCGAGAGAGACAACGTAGATACAGGGCACGTAAGCGTTTAGAAGCTGATACCACGGACTCTTTTGTTGTAGAACCGACAGCAGCAGTGCAAGAAGAGATACAGCAAAATGGGAATCACAACAATTTCGTGACACGGATATATTGTAGTCGAGATTGGAAAAAGGATGCAAGGCGGGCTCATGTTGCAAAGCATCAAGAGATGAATGGACCTATTGATCATTCATTGACACTAACTAATGTACCTGAGGTGAAAAGCTTAAGCGTCGTGAATAAGTCAGAAACAATGCTAGATAGGGAAATTCAATTGGGATCTTCTAGCGTTGTTTATAATGAAACACCTAGGACTGTGCTCGGTCGCAGAAATTGGAAAGCAGAAGCCAGAAGAAAGAAAAACTAG
- the LOC101500298 gene encoding protein HAIKU1-like: MDNSKNRNNDSLGVNKLGKNIRKSPLHQPNFGNNAARQQPQPQVYNISKNDFRDIVQQLTGSPSQDPPPRPPHNPPKPQSMRLQKIRPPPLSPINRPRLPPPMPMPVAPPQVPYNNALPRPGHFGQPSPTPLQPSPSGDLWANTTESPISAYMRYLQNSMMDPGSRGNQFQPQPHPYPQPQVQGNYQPQPPSSALLPNPSIPPIPSPRFNGPMPPMNATNHPVSSIPSPHGNGPPLLPSPTSQFLMPSPTGYMNLLSPRSPYPLLSPGFQFPSPFTPNFPFSPMAQSGILGPGPQPPPSPGLMFPLSPSSFFTMPSPRWRDQ, from the coding sequence ATGGATAACTCCAAAAACAGAAATAATGATAGTTTGGGTGTTAACAAGTTGGGTAAGAATATAAGGAAGAGCCCTTTACATCAACCCAATTTCGGCAACAATGCTGCTAGACAACAGCCTCAGCCTCAGGTTTACAATATAAGCAAGAACGATTTTCGGGATATTGTTCAGCAGCTTACTGGATCACCTTCACAGGATCCTCCACCTCGGCCTCCACATAATCCGCCAAAACCGCAGAGCATGCGTTTGCAGAAGATTAGACCTCCCCCGCTATCGCCCATCAATCGACCTCGCTTGCCCCCACCCATGCCAATGCCTGTGGCCCCTCCTCAGGTTCCTTACAATAATGCCTTACCTAGACCTGGTCATTTTGGACAACCATCTCCAACTCCTTTGCAGCCATCACCTTCTGGAGATTTGTGGGCCAATACAACTGAGTCACCAATCTCTGCTTATATGCGTTATCTTCAAAATTCTATGATGGATCCAGGTTCGAGGGGTAATCAATTTCAGCCTCAACCACATCCATACCCTCAACCCCAAGTACAGGGCAATTATCAGCCACAACCACCTTCATCTGCTTTGCTTCCTAATCCTTCCATACCCCCGATCCCTTCTCCGAGATTTAATGGTCCTATGCCACCAATGAATGCCACTAATCATCCAGTGTCTAGTATTCCATCACCACACGGTAATGGCCCTCCACTTTTACCCTCTCCAACCTCTCAATTTCTTATGCCTTCTCCAACTGGTTACATGAATTTGCTGTCCCCCCGGTCACCTTATCCACTACTGTCACCTGGCTTTCAATTTCCATCACCATTTACACCTAATTTTCCTTTCTCACCCATGGCACAATCAGGGATTCTAGGTCCTGGCCCTCAACCACCACCTTCTCCCGGCCTTATGTTTCCATTATCTCCTTCAAGTTTTTTCACCATGCCAAGTCCTAGGTGGAGAGATCAATAG